In Leptolyngbya sp. NIES-2104, the genomic window TCGCGTCATAAAGGGTTCTGTGTTAGAGGTAATCCTGTTGTAGCACAGACTTCTTAGCGGTTAGGACGCAATTGCTGGAGTTTGTATTTGTTGTGCATATTGCATCAATCGACGAATCCGTTCTTCGGTCGGGGGATGGGTGCGAAACAGCGATTGCAATCCTTGAGTTGAAAGCGGATTCACGATCAAGAGCGGTGACATTGCTGGATTACCGTGCATCGGAATTTCATGCCCGATCGTTTCTAATTTCTCTAGCGCACTCGCCAACGCTAACGGGTTTCCGGTGATTTCTGCTGATCCTTGATCCGCTGCAAATTCACGAGTCCGAGAAATTGCAAATTGAATCAATGCCGCCGATAACGGAGCCAGAATAATCAGAAATAACAGCCCGATCGGGTTTGAGCCGCGTCGGCTATCTCGATAGACCGGACCATACAGCGCTCCGAAGGTTAGTATCCGACCGAGAAACGTAATCGCACCTGCGATCGTGCCCACAACCGCTTGCGTTAACGTATCGCGATTCTTGACGTGAGTTAATTCGTGAGCCAGAACGCTTTCTAATTCTTCAGGCGATAACAGTTCGATAATGCCTTGTGTGACTGCTACAGCAGCATGATTTGGATCGCGTCCGGTCGCGAACGCATTCGGGGATTTGGTCGGAACCAAGAAAACTCGCGGCATCGGGAGTTCAGCTCGATCGCAGAGTCGTTGTACCATGTCGAACAATTCTGGAGCTTCGGAACGCTCGATCGGTTGTGCCGCATACGAAGCGAGAGCCACTCGATCCGAGTAGTACCAAGAGCCTAAACTGCTAAATGCCGCGAAAATAAGTCCTAGAATAAGACCTTGTTCATCACCCACGAGATAGTATCCGGCAAGTACAAAAATCCCGCTCAAGAGTCCGAGCAGTGCCGCTGTTTTAATCTGATTTCCACCAAACATATCTAAAGCATTACGTTTAATGTGCGCTCTGATTATCGGATTCTCAAACGTGGATGAACTCTATCAGGTGAATGAATCGCTGTTGTTCTAGAGGATGAATTTTAACCATGACATTTCGGATCGGCTGTGCAATTTGGGCGTATAAACCGTGGGTGGGCGATCTATTTCCACCTAAAAGTAAGCCGAGCGATTTTCTCAATCTCTACAGTCGGCGGTTTACCTGTGTCGAGGGCAATACGACCTTTTATTCAATTCCCGATCGCACAATCGTCGATCGCTGGAAGTCCGAAACGCCATCCGGTTTCAAATTCTGTCCGAAACTTCCAAAAACATTGACGCATTCTGGGAAGCTTGCTTCTTCAATTTCTGGAGCCTTGCAATTTTTAGAATTGATGCAGCGATTAGACGATCGCTTAGGCGTTCTATTTGCACAATTGCCTCCAAGCTACAGTCCCGCAAATTTCAACGATTTAGAAACTTTCTTACGCGGTTGGAAAGGTGCAAAGTTAGCGTTAGAAGTTCGACACCAGCAATGGTTCAAAGAGCCATACCGCGCCCAATTAAATGAACTATTAAAAGAACTCAATATTGGGCGGGTTCTGCTCGATACTCGTCCGATTTACGAATGCGAAGACGATCCGCAGTTAGAGAGTGAACGTAAAAAGCCGAGAGTGCCATTACAGCCAGATATCACTGCACCATTTAGCTTAGTTCGCTACATTAGCCATCCAGAGATCAATCAAACGTATTTAGAAGAATGGGTGAAATGGGTCGATCGAACTTTAAAGCAGGAAACTGAAGTCTATTTTTTCGTGCATTGCCCAGTAGAAGAGCGCTCTCCCCAGAATGCCCGTGAGTTCCAGCAACTCCTCGAACAAGCTTCAGTTTCGGTGCCTTCCTTACCTTGGAATCAGCTTGAACCCCCAACTTCACAGATGAGCTTGTTTTAACCCTGCAAACAGCGGATCGCCTCTAACAATCCCCGTGCCTTGTTCAGGGTTTCCTGATACTCGCTCTCTGGGACAGAATCTGCAACCAATCCTGCACCTGCTTGGACTTGGACTCGATGTTTTCCATTGCCCTGATCGCGTACGACCATTGTCCGAATCGCGATCGCGCTATTCAATTGCCCCTCAAAATCGTAGTACCCGTAAGCTCCAGAATAAACGCCACGCCGACAAGGTTCAAGAGTGTGAATAATCTCCATGGCTCGAATCTTCGGCGCACCGCTCACGGTTCCCGCCGGGAATCCCGCCTTCAACAAGTCCCAAGCCGTTTTATCCGGTGATAGCTGTCCGATCACATTACTCACAATGTGCATCACATGAGAGTAACGCTCAATCACCATCAATTCATCGACTTTCACCGTTCCATTAATGCAGACGCGCCCTAAATCATTGCGCCCTAAATCCACTAACATGACGTGCTCTGCCACTTCTTTAGGATCAGCCAGTAAGTCTTGTTCTAGAGCGAGATCTTCCGCGTGAGTTTTCCCCCGTTTGCGCGTTCCAGCGATCGGGCGAACGGTTGCGATCTTCGGTTCAGTCGGATCGATCGATTGTTCTGCTTTGACCAGAACTTCTGGACTTGATCCAATGATTTGCCAATTGTTGAAGTGAAAATATCCCATGTACGGCGAGGGATTGATCAATCTGAGCGATCGATATAATGCAAACGGTTCTCCGATAAATTCCGAGTTCAACTGTTGAGAAATCACGACTTGGAAGATGTCGCCCGCTTTGATGTGTGCTTTTGCGGTTTCAACACTGGCGCAGTATTGTTCTTTGGTCGTGTTGCTTGTCCAGGAAATCGCAGAATCATTGTTCGGCTGCCAAGAAAGCAATCGCGTTTTCTCAGGCAGCGGAGATTGCAGTTTACTCACCAATTGAGAAACGCGATCGCAGGCTTGCTGATAAGCAGTTTCTAAATCGGTATTCGGATCGCGCAAATCTGCATAAGCGATCGCCCAAATTTTCCGCTTCACCTGATCAAAGATCAACACCTGATCGATCTGCATCCACAATCCATCCGGCAAATCGTCTTCAGTGGCTTCATAAATCGGCACACGCGGCTCGATCCATTTGATTAGCTCATATCCCCAAAATCCGAACAATCCCCCAATTCCTGGCGGCAATTCTGGCAGTTTCACCGGATGATACGGCGCTAAACATTGGGACAATGCCGCAAACGGATCACCCTCGAAAACTTGCTGAGTTCCGTCTCGATGCGTTTGCGTTGTGCGATCGCCTTTTGCTTCCAAAACCCACAGCGGATCGCATCCCAAAAAACTATATCGCCCGATCGTTTCTCCGCCTTCAACTGATTCGAGCAAAAAACTATACGGTTGCCCATCACAGACGCGATACCACGCGGAAACAGGCGTATCCAAATCGGCAACCCATTCCTGATAAACCGGGACAAAATTTCCTTGCTGTGCGAGTTGTTTGAACTGAGAAAAATCAGGAGAAATCATAGAACTATTTTGAGCTTGGCTTTAAAGCATACAAGCTGACTTCGCTCAGAAACACAAGAGGAGCCAAACCTTAACCGGGTGGGCTAAAATCTGGCTCCTAAAAGCACGATCGAATTAGAAATTAAGGATCGTAGGGTTTACGACCGCTGAATTTCATCTTGGCGGGTTCGCCGTTTGCTCCGATGTTACGAGGAACGCTGTTCACCGCGACACGACCCGGATTGACCTTCTCAGGGAAGACACCATCATTGGGGTGCAGGTACTGGATTTCACCATCAGGGAAAATGCGATAGACCTTGTAGTTGGTGATCTTGAACTTCGTGCGAAGTTGTCCACCCAAGGCAAGGCAATGTTCCTTTCTGGCTAAATACAGCAAGTTGTCGCCTTGGCGCATCTTGGCTGCACCACCCATGGGCATTTCAAAGACTTGCTCTTTGGGGCTGCTCCATGTGATGGCATATTTCTCTTCAATTAAGGCTTTGGTCAGCAGTCCGCCTGTACTGCCTCCGAACAAAGGTGCTTGTCCAGTAAGAGTCTCTGACATAAGGTCTCGCTCTAAACGTTTTTAGGCATCCTATCACCGAGCGTTTACAGGTCGAACCAAACCGTTACAGTTGTTAATAGGGCGAATCTCATTGTTCGTGGAGATTGCGAAGGGTGAAGCGTAGTCCTGTAGATTGGGGCATAGTGACATAGTAAGTTGCTCATTTATTTGAGATGGGAAGACCTCGGAAATACGGTGGATTATACGATCGACAAAAAGCCTATAAAGCGCGATCAGGTTATGACAAGAAAGATGAACGCTGCGGGTATCGTGCGGGTTACAATCAAGCGAAAGCTGGCAGAGAAAAGCCTGATATTCGTGATCGTTCATCGGAGTATCAAGCAGGTTATGAAAAAGGGTACGCAGCAGGACAAATCGCTTTCAATAAAACAGCCGAACAAAAACGCGGCTCATTGATTTCGCACCAATGAATCAATTAACTGATCAGGAATTCGGTTTCGCTCAATGTAAGCATTGATTTCTTCTTGGTGATCGCTGTAATAGCTCAAGGCATCGAATACCTGTGCCAAGGTGAGATGCGGTAATCCCTTCGGAATTTCTTCGGGAGCAACACCCATGCGCCAGGTTTCTACGATCGCTCTAACAGGTGTGCGCGTTCCTGTGATAATCGGCTCACTGTTTAAGATTTGCTCGTCTCTGACAATGTATCGGTGTTCTGTGTTTTGAACCATGTTTATTCTCTCGATCGAGAAGTTTTCTTCCGCTGCACCGTTCGCTTACTCTCCCCACTCGGCACGATCGGAATTGTAAAGTGAAATTCACTGCCTTGATCTTTGCCGCTTGATTCTGCCCAGATGCGACCGCCCCAGTTGGTGATAATTTGGCGACAGATGGCGAGTCCGAGTCCGGTTCCGCCTGTTGTGCGGCGGAGTGCGCCTTCTTCTTGATAAAAGCGATCGAACACTGTTTCGAGTCGATTTTCTTCAATACCGCGCCCAGTATCGGCAACAATTACTTCGAGCATTGCACCTTCAATTTGTTTGGCTCGAATCGTCACTCTGCCTTGAGCATCGGTGAATTTACAAGCATTGTCGAGGAG contains:
- a CDS encoding zinc metalloprotease HtpX; this encodes MFGGNQIKTAALLGLLSGIFVLAGYYLVGDEQGLILGLIFAAFSSLGSWYYSDRVALASYAAQPIERSEAPELFDMVQRLCDRAELPMPRVFLVPTKSPNAFATGRDPNHAAVAVTQGIIELLSPEELESVLAHELTHVKNRDTLTQAVVGTIAGAITFLGRILTFGALYGPVYRDSRRGSNPIGLLFLIILAPLSAALIQFAISRTREFAADQGSAEITGNPLALASALEKLETIGHEIPMHGNPAMSPLLIVNPLSTQGLQSLFRTHPPTEERIRRLMQYAQQIQTPAIAS
- the trpE gene encoding anthranilate synthase component I, whose amino-acid sequence is MISPDFSQFKQLAQQGNFVPVYQEWVADLDTPVSAWYRVCDGQPYSFLLESVEGGETIGRYSFLGCDPLWVLEAKGDRTTQTHRDGTQQVFEGDPFAALSQCLAPYHPVKLPELPPGIGGLFGFWGYELIKWIEPRVPIYEATEDDLPDGLWMQIDQVLIFDQVKRKIWAIAYADLRDPNTDLETAYQQACDRVSQLVSKLQSPLPEKTRLLSWQPNNDSAISWTSNTTKEQYCASVETAKAHIKAGDIFQVVISQQLNSEFIGEPFALYRSLRLINPSPYMGYFHFNNWQIIGSSPEVLVKAEQSIDPTEPKIATVRPIAGTRKRGKTHAEDLALEQDLLADPKEVAEHVMLVDLGRNDLGRVCINGTVKVDELMVIERYSHVMHIVSNVIGQLSPDKTAWDLLKAGFPAGTVSGAPKIRAMEIIHTLEPCRRGVYSGAYGYYDFEGQLNSAIAIRTMVVRDQGNGKHRVQVQAGAGLVADSVPESEYQETLNKARGLLEAIRCLQG
- a CDS encoding DUF72 domain-containing protein — its product is MTFRIGCAIWAYKPWVGDLFPPKSKPSDFLNLYSRRFTCVEGNTTFYSIPDRTIVDRWKSETPSGFKFCPKLPKTLTHSGKLASSISGALQFLELMQRLDDRLGVLFAQLPPSYSPANFNDLETFLRGWKGAKLALEVRHQQWFKEPYRAQLNELLKELNIGRVLLDTRPIYECEDDPQLESERKKPRVPLQPDITAPFSLVRYISHPEINQTYLEEWVKWVDRTLKQETEVYFFVHCPVEERSPQNAREFQQLLEQASVSVPSLPWNQLEPPTSQMSLF
- a CDS encoding DUF433 domain-containing protein; the protein is MVQNTEHRYIVRDEQILNSEPIITGTRTPVRAIVETWRMGVAPEEIPKGLPHLTLAQVFDALSYYSDHQEEINAYIERNRIPDQLIDSLVRNQ
- a CDS encoding photosystem I reaction center subunit II PsaD, encoding MSETLTGQAPLFGGSTGGLLTKALIEEKYAITWSSPKEQVFEMPMGGAAKMRQGDNLLYLARKEHCLALGGQLRTKFKITNYKVYRIFPDGEIQYLHPNDGVFPEKVNPGRVAVNSVPRNIGANGEPAKMKFSGRKPYDP